CGAGACCAAGCTGGAGCCGTCCGTCCAGCGGATCGCCGCCCTGATGGACGTCCTGGGCGAGCCCCAGCGCGCGTACCCCTCCATCCACATCACGGGCACCAACGGCAAGACGTCCACGGCCCGCATGATCGAGGCGCTCCTCGGCGCGTTCGACCTGCGCACCGGCCGGTACACCTCGCCCCACGTCCAGACGATCACCGAGCGGATCAGCCTGGACGGCGCCCCCATCGACGCCGAGCGGTTCGTGGAGACGTACCGCGACATCCAGCCGTACGTCGAGATGGTCGACGGCAGCCAGGAGTACCGGCTGTCCTTCTTCGAGGTGCTCACCGGCATGGCGTACGCCGCGTTCGCCGACGCCCCGGTCGACGTGGCCGTCGTCGAGGTCGGCATGGGCGGCACCTGGGACGCGACGAACGTCATCGACGCCTCCGTCGCCGTCGTCACGCCCATCTCCCTCGACCACACCGACCGGCTCGGCACCACCACCGCCGAGATCGCCGGTGAGAAGGCCGGGATCATCAAGCAGGACGCCACCGTCATCCTGGCCCAGCAGCCGGTGGACGCCGCGCAGGTGCTGCTCAAGAAGTCCGTCGAGGCGGACGCCACCGTCGCCCGCGAGGGCATGGAGTTCGGCGTCGTCAGCCGCGAGGTCGCCGTCGGCGGCCAGCTGCTCACCCTGCGCGGCCTCGGCGGGGAGTACGAGGGCGTCTTCCTCCCGCTGTACGGGGCGCACCAGGCGCACAACGCCGCCGTGGCGCTCGCCGCCGTCGAGGCGTTCTTCGGGATCGGCGCGCAGCACGCCCGGCCCCTGGACCTCGACACGGTCCGCCGCGCCTTCGCGTCCGTCGCGTCGCCGGGCCGCCTGGAGGTCGTCCGGCGCAGCCCGACCGTCGTCCTGGACGCCGCGCACAATCCGGCCGGCGCGCAGGCCGCCGCCGAGGGCGTCCGCGAGGCGTTCGGCTTCTCCCGGCTGATCGGCGTGGTCGGCGCGAGCGGCGACAAGGACGTGCGGGGCCTGCTGGAGGCGTTCGAGCCGATCTTCGCGGAGGTCGTCGTCACGGCGAACTCCACGCCCCGCGCGATGGACCCCGACGCGCTCGCGGCCGTCGCCGTGGAGGTCTTCGGCGAGGAGCGGGTGGTCGTCGAGCCGCGTCTCGACGACGCGCTGGAGGCGGCCATCACGCTCGCCGAGGAAGAGGGCGAGTTCGCCGGTGCGGGCGTGCTGGTGACCGGTTCGGTGATCACGGTCGGGGAAGCCCGGCTGCTCCTGCGGAAGGGCTGACACACATGCGTACGCTCTGCGCCTCGACGCTGATCGGCGAGTTCTTCGTGCTGGGTTTCGCGGGCCTGGTGGCGATGAAGGACCCGGCTCTGGACATGGGCACCGTCTGGGCGGTGTGCGGTGTCCTGATGGCGGTGAGCGTGCTGCTGTGCGGCATGATCACCCGTCCGGGTGGGCTCCAGCTCGGCTGGGCGCTTCAGATCGCGCTCATCGTGAGCGGGCTCGTCGTGCCGATCATGTTCTTCCTCGGCGCGCTGTTCGCGGGCCTGTGGTGGGCGTCCATCCACTTCGGCCGCAAGATCGACGAGGCGAAGGCGAAGTGGGCGGCACAGCAGGAGGCCGAGGCTTCGTCGGCGTAGCCGGGTGTCGGTCCGGCGTGTCGCGATGGAAGCCGCACCCGGGCCGTCCTCCCCGCACAGGCGGGGATGGCCCTGGCTTGCCCTCGTGCTCGCCGTCCTGCCGGTCGTGCTCCCCGCTCCCGCGGGGACCTGCGACGGCCCTGGGTGCGGCCTCGATCGTCACAACCGGTAACCTCTGGCGCAACCGCACACCCCGGCCGCAAGGAGCCGTTCCACGATGACGCAGCGCACCCTCGTCCTTCTCAAGCCCGACGCCGTCCGAAGGCACCTGATCGGCGAGATCATCGGCCGCATCGAGCGCAAGGCCGGCTGGAGCGTCACCGCGCTGGAGATGCGCACGCTGGACCGGGCGATTCTGGAGCAGCACTACGCCGAGCACATCGGACGGCCCTTCTACGAGCCGCTGGTGGAGTTCATGTCCTCCGGCCCCGTCGTGGCCATGGTCGTCGAGGGCGAGCGGGTCATCGAGGGCGTGCGGCAGCTCGCCGGTCCGACGGACCCGATCGCCGCGGCGCCCGGTTCCATCCGGGGCGACTACGGCACCATCGTCCGGGAGAACCTGATCCACGCCTCGGACTCCGAGGAGTCCGCCATCCGGGAGATGAAGATCTTCTTCCCCGGTCTTTCCTGACCTCCTGTCAGCCATACGCGCCGACGGCCTGGGGCGACCGAGTGGAATTTCGGTCGCCCCCCGGCATATGGCGAGACGGACCGGGAACGCATCGCACCGACACCTCGTCACCTATATAGAGGCGGACCACCGCGCCGTGTTCGCGGAAGCGGCACTACGATGGAATCCTCCGCTCCACACGATCCAGCGCGCCGTCCTGAGAAGCCGTCAACGCTCTATGGGAAGGCCCGACGCTCCTCATGGGAAACAAGGGGAACTCAATGTCGTTCATCGGCCGTGACATGGCTGTCGACCTCGGGACCGCCAACACGCTGGTGTACGTCAGGGGTCGCGGCATCGTCCTCAACGAGCCGTCGGTCGTCGCCATCAACACCAATACCGGTGGCATCCTGGCGGTCGGCGCAGAGGCGAAGAAGATGATCGGCCGGACCCCCGGCAACATCGTCGCGGTGCGGCCGCTGAAGGACGGGGTGATCGCGGACTTCGAGATCACCGAGCGGATGCTCCGGTACTTCATCCTGAAAATCCACAAGCGCCGCTATCTCGCCCGTCCCCGCGTCGTCGTCTGCGTGCCGTCCGGCATCACGGGCGTCGAGCGCCGCGCGGTCATCGAGGCGTCCACCCAGGCCGGTGCCCGGCAGGTGCACATCATCGAGGAGCCCATGGCGGCGGCCATCGGCTCGGGCCTGCCGGTCCACGAGGCCACGGGCAACATGGTCGTGGACATCGGTGGCGGCACCACGGAAGTCGCCGTCATCTCCCTCGGCGGGATCGTCACCGCACAGTCCATCAGGACCGCCGGTGACGAGCTGGACAACGCGATCATCCAGCACGTCAAGAAGGAGTACAGCCTCCTCCTCGGGGAGCGCACGGCCGAACAGATCAAGATCACCATCGGTTCGGCGCACGACTTCGGCGAGGAGGAGCACACCGAGATCCGCGGCCGCGACCTGGTCTCCGGCCTGCCGAAGACCGTGGTGATCTCCGCCTCCGAGGTCCGCAAGGCGATCGAGGAGCCGGTCAACGCGATCGTGGACGCGGTGAAGACGACGCTCGACAAGTGCCCGCCGGAGCTGTCCGGCGACATCATGGACCGCGGCATCGTCCTCACCGGCGGCGGTGCTCTGCTGCGCGGCCTGGACGAGCGGCTGCGCCAGGAGACGGGCATGCCCATCCACATCGCCGAGGACCCGCTGGACTCGGTGGCGCTCGGTTCGGGCAAGTGCGTCGAGGAGTTCGAGGCGCTCCAGCAGGTCCTGGACGCCCAGCCCCGCAGGTAGCGCGTACACGATCAGCCGTACGGGTGCTGTCGGGCCCGTACGGCTGATCGTTGGTATAACGGCACAAACATTCCTACGAGGAAGGCACGGCCGCCCCACGTGAGGGACACGAAAGAGAGCCGGCTGCTTCTGGCGCTTCTGGTCGCCGTCGCGTTCGCGCTGATCACGGTGGACATCCGCGGCGGTGAGGAGTCACCGGTCGACGGAGCGCGGCGTGTCGCCGCCACCGTGTTCGGCCCGGTCGAGAACAGCGTCGCGTCCGCGGTGGACCCGATCGGCAACGCCATCGGGGCCGTACGGGACTCCGGCGAGCGCCACAGCCGCATCGCGCAGCTGGAGAGGGAGAACGCCGAGCTGAAGGCGAAGCTCGGCAGTGACGACCGCAACCGCAACCGCCTCCAGGAGCTGGACAAGCTGCTGAGGACGGCCGGCGCGGGGCAGTACGGGATCAAGGCCGCCGAGGTCATCGCCATAGGAGCCGCGCAGGGCTTCTCCTGGACGGTCACCATCGACGCGGGCGCCCAGGACGGCATCCGCCGCGACATGACCGTCCTCAACGGCGACGGGCTCGTCGGCCGGGTCACCACCGTCGGCCCGTCGACCGCCACCGTGCTCCTCGCCAACGACCCGGACTTCACGGTCGGCACGCGGATAGAGCGCACCAACGAGCTGGGCTTCGCCACCGGGCAGGGCGCCCGCCCGCTGTCCGTGCAGCTCCTCAACGGCAAGGCGAAGGTGAAGCCCGGCGACCGGCTGGTCACCTTCGGCTCGCAGGCCGACCGCCCGTTCGTGCCCGGCGTCCCCGTCGGCGAGGTCATCCGCGTGGACCCGTCCAGCGGCGATCTGACCCGCAGGCTGTTCGTCCGCCCGTACGCCGGGTTCAGCCGCCTCGACATCGTCGGCGTCGTCGTCCAGGCGCCCCGCACGGACCCGCGCGACACGGTCCTGCCCGCCAAGCCGAAGCCCGCCCCCACGGTCACCGTCACGGTCACCCCGTCCCCCGACGGCGAGCAGCCCCCGGGCGAGCAGCCGCAGGGCGAGCGGGACGAGCGGATGAACGCCCAGCCCGTGCCCGGCGTCACGCCCCGTCCCGACGAGGAGTAGTCCCATGCGTTTCAACCGGTTCCTCCTCTCCGGCACCCTGATCGTCGTCGCCCTCGTCGTCCAGGTGTCCGTCCTCGCCCGGCTGCACCTGCCCGGCGCCGTGCCCGACCTGGTGCTGCTGACCGTGGTCGCCCTGTCGATGGTGTACGGGCACGTCAGCGGCGCCCTGATCGGCTTCACCGCCGGGCTGCTCGCCGACCTCGCCCCGCCCGCCGACCACGCGGTCGGGCGGTACGCGCTCGTGCTGTGCGTCATCGGCTACGTCGCCGGGCTCACCCGGCCCGAGACCGGCCAGCCCCGCTCGGCGACCGGCCCGATGGTGATGGTGGTCGCCGCCGCGATCGGCTCCACGCTGCTGTACGCGGGCGTCGGCGCCCTCGTCGGCGACACGGGCGCCCGGCACGTGGGCCTCGCCTCGCTGATCCTCACCGCCGTCGTCTACGACCTGCTCCTCGCGCCGTTCACGGTGCCGTGGATCATGGCGCTCGCCCGGCGCGCCGACAACGACCCGATCGCCGAGTCCGCCGCGGCCACCGGCAACGTCACCTCGGGCTGGACGGCCGGCGGCACCGGCCTGCGCCTCGGCGACCGGCGCGGCGGCGGGCTGCGCGGGAGCCTGCGCGCCCGGGCGGCCCGCGGCAGAGCCGCCCGCGCCGCCCGCATCAAGGGGGTCAAGCGCCTGTGAGGCCGGCCCGGCCGCGACCCGAGCGGCACGCGACGACACGTACGACATCAGCGGCACGAGCGAACGACGACGTACAGGGGAGGGAGTCGTGAGCAACATCCCGGAGACGGGCCGGACCCCACGGGTCCAGATCCGCCTCATCGTCATCCAGGTCCTCGTCTTCTCGCTGCTCCTCACGCTCCTCGGCCGTCTCTGGTACCTCCAGATCCGCAACGGCGAGGAGTACACGAACGAGGCGAAGAACAACCACGTCCAGCAGGTCGTCCAGCCCGCCGTGCGCGGCACCATCCTCGACGCCCGCGGCGTGCCCCTCGCCGACAACGAGACCCGCCTCGTCGTCTCGGCCTCCCGCACCGAGCTGATGCGCATGAAGGACCGCGGCAAGGGCGTGCTCACCCGCCTCGCCGGGGTCCTCGGCATGACGCCCAAGGAGGTCATGGACAAGGTCCGCCTCTGCGACTCCAAGACCCCCCAGCCCTGCTGGAACGGTTCGCCCTACCAGCCGATCCCCGTCACCGACGAGGCCACCACCCAGCAGGCCCTCCAGATCCGCGAACGTGCCGAGGACTTCCCCGGCATCACCGCCGAACCCACCGCCGTTCGCCGCTACCCGGCCCCCGGCAAGGCCCGCACCGCGCAGGTCCTCGGCTACCTATCGCCCGTCACCGACGAGGAGATCGAGAAGGCCAAGGACACCGACTCGCCGTTCCTCCGCTCCGACCAGGTCGGCCGCTCCGGCATCGAGCGCACCTACGACAAGTACCTGCGCGGCAAGGCCGGGGTCACCCGCTACGAGGTGGACAACCTCGGCCGTGTCCTCGGCGAGGCGGAGAACGACCCGGCCATCCCCGGCTCCACCCTCGTCACCTCCATCGACGCCCGCGTCCAGGCCGTCGCCGAGTACGAGCTGGCCCAGGCGATGAAGACGGTCCGCCAGGAGACCGACAAGATCACCGGCAGCAAGTACAAGGCCGACGCGGGCGCCGTCGTCGTCATGGAGTCCAAGACCGGCCGCGTCGTCGCGATGGCCTCCCAGCCGGACTACGACCCCAACGTCTGGGTCGGCGGCATCTCCGGCAAGGAGTACGCGAAGCTCACCAGCAAGAAGTCCAACTACCCGCTGCTGAACCGGGCCATCCAGGGCCAGTCGCCCGCCGGCTCCGTCTTCAAGGTCGTCTCCGCGAGCGCCGCCGTCCGCGCGGGCTACCCCTTCAACGACCGGTACAACTGCTCGGCCTCGTACAGCCTCGGCGGCCGCAGCTTCGCGAACTTCGAGTCCAAGGGGCACGGCCCCATCACCCTCGGGGACGCCCTCAAGTACTCCTGCAACACCGTCTTCTACGCGCTCGGCCACAAGGAGTGGCAGCGCGACGGCGGCCTCAAGCCGAACAAGGGCGCCCACGACTGGTTCTACCGGACCGCCCACGACTTCGGCTTCGGTTCCGAGACCGGCATCGACCTGCCCAACGAGGTCAGCGGCCGCGTCCCCGACCGCCAGTGGAAGCAGCGGTTCTGGGAGGCCAACAAGGACTCCTGGTGCAAGCAGGGCAAGAAGGGCGGCAGCTACGTCGAGCAGATCGCGTACGAGAACTGCCTCGAAGGCAACCAGCTGAAGGCGTTCGACAGCATCAACTTCGCCATCGGCCAGGGCGACGTCCTCATCACGCCCGTCCAGCTCGCCACCGCCTACGCCGCCATCAGCAACGGCGGCACCCTCTACCAGCCCACCGTCGGCAAGGCCCTGATCAGCCCCGACGGCAAGAAGGTCGAGGAGATCAAGCCCAAGCCCCGCGGCAGGCTGCCGGTGGACGCCGAGACCATCAAGGACCTCGACAAGGGCCTGCGGTCCGTGGTCGAGCCGGGCGGTACGGCCGCCTGGCGGTTCGGCGGCTGGCCGCAGGACAAGATCCCGATGCGCGCCAAGACCGGCACCGCCCAGGTGTACGGCAAGCAGACCACCTCGTGGTTCGCCACGTACACCGACGACTACACGATCGTCATGACGATCTCCCAGGGCGGCACCGGCTCCGGCGCCTCGGGCCCCGCCGTCCGCAACATCTACGACGCCCTGTACGGCCTGGACGACGCGGGCAACCAGGACCTCAAGCGCGCCCTCCTGCCCAAGCCGCAGAAGGACCTGCCGAAGATCCAGCCCGACGGCTCCATCGAGGCGCCCGCGATCAAGCCGTACGACCCCGAGTCGCAGAAGCCCAAGGACGGCACGGGACAGGGCGACGGCCTGCCGGGCCTCGCGGGTCCGCCACCGGTCTGGAGGGACTGACCGACCACCATGCCCGGAAACAACGACTTCTCCGTCCCCCGCTACGCCCCCGAGCCCGGCGGGCTGTGGGCCAGGCTCACCGCCCGCGACTCGCTGGTGCGCCGACTCGACTGGCCGCTGATGTTCTCGTCGCTGGCCCTGTCCCTCGTCGGCGCGCTCCTCGTGTGGTCCGCGACCCGCAACCGCACCGAACTCAACCAGGGCGACCCGTACTCGTTCCTCTTCAAGCACCTGCTGAACACGAGCATCGGCATCGTCCTGATGATCGGCGTGATCTGGCTGGGCCACCGCACCCTGCGCGGCGCGGTGCCCTTCCTGTACGTCCTGTCCGTCGTGCTGGTGCTGCTCGTCCTCACCCCGCTCGGCGCGACCATCAACGGCGCCCACGCGTGGATCGTCCTCGGCGGCGGCTTCTCGCTCCAGCCGTCCGAGTTCGTCAAGGTGACGATCATCCTCGGCATGGCGATGCTGCTCGCCGCCCGTGTGGACGCCGGGGACCAGCTCCACCCCGACCACTGGACCGTCGCCAAGTCCCTGGTGCTCGCCGTGCTGCCGATGGCGATCGTCATGCTGATGCCGGACCTCGGGTCCGTGATGGTGATGGTCGTGATCGTCCTCGGAGTGCTCCTCGCCTCCGGCGCGTCCAACCGGTGGATCTTCGGCCTGATCGGCGCGGGGATCGGCGGCGCGGTCCTGGTGGCCGCGCTCGGCGTCCTCGACGAGTACCAGATCAACCGCTTCGCCGCGTTCGCCAACCCCGAACTCGACCCCGCCGGAGTCGGCTACAACACCAATCAGGCGCGTATCGCCGTCGGCTCCGGCGGCCTGTACGGGGCGGGCCTCTTCAACGGCCACCAGACGACCGGCCAGTTCGTGCCCGAGCAGCAGACCGACTTCATCTTCACCGTCGCGGGCGAGGAGCTGGGCTTCCTCGGGGCGGGCTCGATCATCGCGCTCCTCGGAGTCGTCATGTGGCGCGCCTGCCGCATCGCCCGCGAGACGACCGAGCTGTACGGCACGGTCGTCGCCGCCGGGATCATCGCCTGGTTCGCGTTCCAGTCGTTCGAGAACATCGGCATGACCCTCGGCATCATGCCGGTCGCCGGTCTGCCGCTTCCGTTCGTCTCGTACGGCGGGTCGTCCATGTTCGCCGTGTGGATCGCCGTCGGCCTGCTCCAGTCCATCCGCTCCCAGAGGCCGATAACGGCATAGGCCCGTGCAGCGGCTCGCCGGCCGTGCACCGTCCTGGACTACATTCGGTGCATGGCGGACACGAAACGCGAGATCGAGCGCAAGTACGAAGCCACCACCGACACGGCGGTGCCGGACCTGACCCGAGTCCCCGGCGTGGCCCGCGTCCTCGACGCGGGCACCGCGGGCCTCGACGCCGTCTACTACGACACCCCAGGACTGCGCCTCGCCGCGCACTCCGTCACCCTGCGCCGCCGCACCGGCGGCGCGGACGAGGGCTGGCACCTCAAACTGCCCGTCAGCCCCGGCGTACGGGACGAGATCGCCGCGCCCCTCGCCGACGAGGTGCCCGAGGCCCTCGCCGCCCTCGTCCGGGCCCGCACCCGCGGCGACACGCTCACCCCGGTCGTACGGCTGCGCTCCTCCCGCGACGTACGGCACCTCCTGGACGACGACGGCACCCTCCTCGCCGAACTGAGCACCGACACCGTCCACGCCGAACGCCTCACGGACGGCGGCTCCACCGCACGGTGGACCGAGATCGAGGTGGAGCTCGCCGACGGCGGGGACCCCGCCCTGCTGGACGCCGTCGAGAAGCGCCTGCGCAAGGCGGGCATCCGCCCCGCCGCCTCCCCGTCGAAGCTCGCCCGCGCCCTGGAGGAGACCGGCACCCCGCCCCCCGCACCCCACCACGCCGGGCCGGATGACACCGCGGGCGGCCATGTCCTGGCCTACCTCCGCGCCCAGACCGACAAGCTCCTCACGCACGACGCGGGACTGCGCCGCGACGAGCCCGAGGCGCTCCACGACCTGCGCGTCGCCGCCCGCCGCCTGCGCAGCGCCCTGCGCTCCCACCGCAAGGTCCTCGACCGCGCGGCCACCGACCCGCTCGCCCGCGAACTGCGCTGGCTGGGCCGCGAACTCGGTGTGGACCGCGACCGCGAGGTGCTCGACGCGAGGTTGAGCGCCGCCCTCGACACCGTCCCGCGCACCCTCCAGCTCGGCCCGGTGCGCGGACGCCTCCGCCGCTGGTCCGCGGCCCACCGCGCCGGGTCGCGCGGCCACCTCCTGGAGGTCCTCGACAGCGACCGCTACCTGGCCCTCCTCGACCGCCTCGACGCGCTCACCGCCGACCCGCCGCTGCGCCCCGCCGCCGCCAAGTCGCCCGAGAAGGTGCTGCGCAAGGCGGTGCTGAAGGAGCACGCCCGGGTGGCCGCCCGCGTGGACCGGGCCCTCGCCCTCGACCCGGGCTCCGACCGGGACGTCGCCCTGCACGAGGCGCGGAAGGCCGCCAAGCGCGCCCGGTACACCGCCGAACTGGCCGCCCCGGCGGTGGGCAAACCGGCGCGGCGCCTCGCCAGGGACATGAAGGCGCTCCAGCGTCTGCTGGGGGACCACCAGGACAGCGTCGTCGCCCGGCGGGCCCTGCGCGAGCTGGCCGTCCAGGCGAACGGCGCGGGCGAGTCGTCCTTCACCTGGGGCCTCCTCTACGCCCGCGAGGAGGCGGAGGCGGCCGCACGCGAGCGCGAGCTGCCGGACACCTGGGCGAGGGTGCGCCCCCGGGGCATCGGGAGCTGAGACCTCGCCGTGCGGGGGGCGACGACTTCGCCGTGCCGGGGGCGACCGGCGAGCGGTTACGCTTGAGAGTCGCCCCCGTCAGCTCACGAAGGTTCCCCGAAATGCCTGAGTCGGTCTTCCCACAGCTCGAAGCTCTGCTCCCGCATGTGCAGAAGCCGATCCAGTACGTCGGCGGCGAGCTCAACTCCACGGTCAAGCCGTGGGAGAGCTGCGACGTCCGCTGGGCCCTGATGTACCCCGACGCGTACGAGGTCGGCCTGCCCAACCAGGGCGTCATGATCCTCTACGAGGTACTCAACGAGCGCGAGGGCGTCCTCGCCGAGCGCACGTACAGCGTGTGGCCGGACCTCGAGAAGCTGATGCGCGAGCACGACGTGCCGCAGTTCACCGTGGACAGCCACCGTCCGGTCAAGGCGTTCGACGTCTTCGGCCTCAGCTTCTCCACGGAGCTGGGCTACACCAACATGCTCACCGCGCTCGACCTGGCAGGCATCCCGCTGGAGGCGCGGGACCGCGACCTCGACGACCCGATCGTCCTGGCGGGCGGGCACGCCGCGTTCAACCCCGAGCCGATCGCGGACTTCATCGACGCGGCGGTGATCGGCGACGGCGAGCAGGCCGTCCTGGAGATCACCGAGATCATCCGCGCCTGGAAGGCGGAGGGACGGCCGGGCGGCCGTGAGGAAGTCCTCTTCCGCATGGCCAGGACGGGCGGCGTCTACATCCCGCGCTTCTACGACGTGGAGTACCTGCCCGACGGGCGCATCGGCCGTGTCGTGCCCAACCGCTCCGGCGTTCCGTGGCGCGTGTCCAAGCACACGGTCATGGACCTGGACGAGTGGCCGTACCCGAAGCAGCCGCTCGTCCCGCTCGCGGAGACCGTCCACGAGCGGATGTCCGTCGAGATCTTCCGCGGCTGCACCCGCGGCTGCCGTTTCTGCCAGGCCGGCATGATCACGCGCCCCGTGCGGGAGCGAAGCATCACCGGCATCGGCGAGATGGTGGACAAGGGCCTCAAGGCGACGGGCTTCGAGGAGGTCGGCCTCCTCTCCCTGTCCTCCGCGGACCACTCCGAGATCGGTGACATCGCCAAGGGCCTCGCGGACCGCTACGAGGACGACAAGATCGGCCTGTCGCTGCCCTCGACCCGCGTGGACGCGTTCAACGTGGACCTCGCCAACGAGCTGACCCGCAACGGCCGCCGCTCCGGTCTCACCTTCGCCCCCGAGGGCGGCTCCGAGCGCATGCGCAAGGTCATCAACAAGATGGTCTCGGAGGAGGACCTGATCCGCACGGTCGCCACCGCCTACGGCAACGGCTGGCGCCAGGTGAAGCTGTACTTCATGTGCGGCCTGCCCACCGAGACCGACGACGACGTCCTCCAGATCGCCGACATGGCGGCGAACGTCATCGCCAAGGGCCGCGAGGTGTCGAAGTCCAACGACATCCGCTGCACCG
This genomic window from Streptomyces thermolilacinus SPC6 contains:
- a CDS encoding DUF4233 domain-containing protein gives rise to the protein MRTLCASTLIGEFFVLGFAGLVAMKDPALDMGTVWAVCGVLMAVSVLLCGMITRPGGLQLGWALQIALIVSGLVVPIMFFLGALFAGLWWASIHFGRKIDEAKAKWAAQQEAEASSA
- the ndk gene encoding nucleoside-diphosphate kinase, which produces MTQRTLVLLKPDAVRRHLIGEIIGRIERKAGWSVTALEMRTLDRAILEQHYAEHIGRPFYEPLVEFMSSGPVVAMVVEGERVIEGVRQLAGPTDPIAAAPGSIRGDYGTIVRENLIHASDSEESAIREMKIFFPGLS
- a CDS encoding CYTH and CHAD domain-containing protein codes for the protein MADTKREIERKYEATTDTAVPDLTRVPGVARVLDAGTAGLDAVYYDTPGLRLAAHSVTLRRRTGGADEGWHLKLPVSPGVRDEIAAPLADEVPEALAALVRARTRGDTLTPVVRLRSSRDVRHLLDDDGTLLAELSTDTVHAERLTDGGSTARWTEIEVELADGGDPALLDAVEKRLRKAGIRPAASPSKLARALEETGTPPPAPHHAGPDDTAGGHVLAYLRAQTDKLLTHDAGLRRDEPEALHDLRVAARRLRSALRSHRKVLDRAATDPLARELRWLGRELGVDRDREVLDARLSAALDTVPRTLQLGPVRGRLRRWSAAHRAGSRGHLLEVLDSDRYLALLDRLDALTADPPLRPAAAKSPEKVLRKAVLKEHARVAARVDRALALDPGSDRDVALHEARKAAKRARYTAELAAPAVGKPARRLARDMKALQRLLGDHQDSVVARRALRELAVQANGAGESSFTWGLLYAREEAEAAARERELPDTWARVRPRGIGS
- a CDS encoding rod shape-determining protein, encoding MSFIGRDMAVDLGTANTLVYVRGRGIVLNEPSVVAINTNTGGILAVGAEAKKMIGRTPGNIVAVRPLKDGVIADFEITERMLRYFILKIHKRRYLARPRVVVCVPSGITGVERRAVIEASTQAGARQVHIIEEPMAAAIGSGLPVHEATGNMVVDIGGGTTEVAVISLGGIVTAQSIRTAGDELDNAIIQHVKKEYSLLLGERTAEQIKITIGSAHDFGEEEHTEIRGRDLVSGLPKTVVISASEVRKAIEEPVNAIVDAVKTTLDKCPPELSGDIMDRGIVLTGGGALLRGLDERLRQETGMPIHIAEDPLDSVALGSGKCVEEFEALQQVLDAQPRR
- the folC gene encoding bifunctional tetrahydrofolate synthase/dihydrofolate synthase, which gives rise to MSEQPPSSDHPDSDDFADFDDIVEAETTRDPDLAVIEAGSRTLRAQAGPPQGDPVPARPADPALDKALREVEQELSTRWGETKLEPSVQRIAALMDVLGEPQRAYPSIHITGTNGKTSTARMIEALLGAFDLRTGRYTSPHVQTITERISLDGAPIDAERFVETYRDIQPYVEMVDGSQEYRLSFFEVLTGMAYAAFADAPVDVAVVEVGMGGTWDATNVIDASVAVVTPISLDHTDRLGTTTAEIAGEKAGIIKQDATVILAQQPVDAAQVLLKKSVEADATVAREGMEFGVVSREVAVGGQLLTLRGLGGEYEGVFLPLYGAHQAHNAAVALAAVEAFFGIGAQHARPLDLDTVRRAFASVASPGRLEVVRRSPTVVLDAAHNPAGAQAAAEGVREAFGFSRLIGVVGASGDKDVRGLLEAFEPIFAEVVVTANSTPRAMDPDALAAVAVEVFGEERVVVEPRLDDALEAAITLAEEEGEFAGAGVLVTGSVITVGEARLLLRKG
- the mreD gene encoding rod shape-determining protein MreD; translation: MRFNRFLLSGTLIVVALVVQVSVLARLHLPGAVPDLVLLTVVALSMVYGHVSGALIGFTAGLLADLAPPADHAVGRYALVLCVIGYVAGLTRPETGQPRSATGPMVMVVAAAIGSTLLYAGVGALVGDTGARHVGLASLILTAVVYDLLLAPFTVPWIMALARRADNDPIAESAAATGNVTSGWTAGGTGLRLGDRRGGGLRGSLRARAARGRAARAARIKGVKRL
- the rodA gene encoding rod shape-determining protein RodA yields the protein MPGNNDFSVPRYAPEPGGLWARLTARDSLVRRLDWPLMFSSLALSLVGALLVWSATRNRTELNQGDPYSFLFKHLLNTSIGIVLMIGVIWLGHRTLRGAVPFLYVLSVVLVLLVLTPLGATINGAHAWIVLGGGFSLQPSEFVKVTIILGMAMLLAARVDAGDQLHPDHWTVAKSLVLAVLPMAIVMLMPDLGSVMVMVVIVLGVLLASGASNRWIFGLIGAGIGGAVLVAALGVLDEYQINRFAAFANPELDPAGVGYNTNQARIAVGSGGLYGAGLFNGHQTTGQFVPEQQTDFIFTVAGEELGFLGAGSIIALLGVVMWRACRIARETTELYGTVVAAGIIAWFAFQSFENIGMTLGIMPVAGLPLPFVSYGGSSMFAVWIAVGLLQSIRSQRPITA
- the mreC gene encoding rod shape-determining protein MreC, with amino-acid sequence MRDTKESRLLLALLVAVAFALITVDIRGGEESPVDGARRVAATVFGPVENSVASAVDPIGNAIGAVRDSGERHSRIAQLERENAELKAKLGSDDRNRNRLQELDKLLRTAGAGQYGIKAAEVIAIGAAQGFSWTVTIDAGAQDGIRRDMTVLNGDGLVGRVTTVGPSTATVLLANDPDFTVGTRIERTNELGFATGQGARPLSVQLLNGKAKVKPGDRLVTFGSQADRPFVPGVPVGEVIRVDPSSGDLTRRLFVRPYAGFSRLDIVGVVVQAPRTDPRDTVLPAKPKPAPTVTVTVTPSPDGEQPPGEQPQGERDERMNAQPVPGVTPRPDEE
- the mrdA gene encoding penicillin-binding protein 2 → MSNIPETGRTPRVQIRLIVIQVLVFSLLLTLLGRLWYLQIRNGEEYTNEAKNNHVQQVVQPAVRGTILDARGVPLADNETRLVVSASRTELMRMKDRGKGVLTRLAGVLGMTPKEVMDKVRLCDSKTPQPCWNGSPYQPIPVTDEATTQQALQIRERAEDFPGITAEPTAVRRYPAPGKARTAQVLGYLSPVTDEEIEKAKDTDSPFLRSDQVGRSGIERTYDKYLRGKAGVTRYEVDNLGRVLGEAENDPAIPGSTLVTSIDARVQAVAEYELAQAMKTVRQETDKITGSKYKADAGAVVVMESKTGRVVAMASQPDYDPNVWVGGISGKEYAKLTSKKSNYPLLNRAIQGQSPAGSVFKVVSASAAVRAGYPFNDRYNCSASYSLGGRSFANFESKGHGPITLGDALKYSCNTVFYALGHKEWQRDGGLKPNKGAHDWFYRTAHDFGFGSETGIDLPNEVSGRVPDRQWKQRFWEANKDSWCKQGKKGGSYVEQIAYENCLEGNQLKAFDSINFAIGQGDVLITPVQLATAYAAISNGGTLYQPTVGKALISPDGKKVEEIKPKPRGRLPVDAETIKDLDKGLRSVVEPGGTAAWRFGGWPQDKIPMRAKTGTAQVYGKQTTSWFATYTDDYTIVMTISQGGTGSGASGPAVRNIYDALYGLDDAGNQDLKRALLPKPQKDLPKIQPDGSIEAPAIKPYDPESQKPKDGTGQGDGLPGLAGPPPVWRD